The Zobellia alginiliquefaciens genome contains a region encoding:
- a CDS encoding DUF547 domain-containing protein — translation MSAIPFKYPVILFLLTIWVFPSYGQMDNSKILDLNSLSESFLTKVRNNEDTNEIRTQLYNTTLKELEEGLNTDDKKLAFWINIYNAYIQVVLSEHPEKYDDRRTFFSNEQIPIAGRLVSFEKIEHGIIRKSQWKLGLGLIRKWFPNKFERKLRVDDRDYRIHFALNCGAKDCPPVAIYYANKLDNQLKKGTEKYLKKTSIYNDQTQEVAVTSLFNWFRGDFGCKSGIKDILKEYDIIPTTKKIDITYKNYDWTLDLDNWTEL, via the coding sequence ATGAGCGCAATCCCATTTAAATATCCTGTTATCCTATTCTTACTAACAATATGGGTTTTTCCTTCATATGGGCAAATGGATAATTCAAAAATTTTGGACTTGAACAGCCTTTCCGAATCCTTTTTGACCAAAGTTCGTAACAACGAGGATACCAATGAAATACGTACTCAACTTTACAACACCACCCTCAAAGAACTTGAAGAAGGTTTAAATACAGATGACAAAAAATTGGCATTTTGGATTAATATTTACAATGCTTACATCCAAGTGGTTTTGTCCGAACATCCCGAAAAATATGATGACCGTAGAACATTTTTTAGCAACGAACAGATTCCAATAGCAGGTAGACTGGTTTCTTTTGAAAAAATAGAACACGGTATTATTAGAAAATCACAATGGAAACTAGGCCTTGGCCTTATAAGAAAATGGTTCCCGAACAAATTTGAAAGGAAATTACGGGTTGATGATAGAGATTACAGAATTCACTTTGCTTTAAATTGTGGCGCAAAAGATTGTCCACCTGTAGCTATTTACTATGCTAATAAGCTAGATAATCAATTAAAAAAGGGAACTGAGAAATATTTAAAGAAAACTTCTATTTACAACGACCAAACCCAAGAAGTTGCGGTAACCTCTTTGTTCAATTGGTTTAGAGGTGATTTTGGATGCAAAAGTGGCATAAAGGACATTTTAAAAGAATATGATATTATTCCTACTACCAAAAAAATTGATATAACATATAAGAATTACGACTGGACTCTGGATTTGGATAATTGGACCGAATTATAG
- a CDS encoding TIGR04283 family arsenosugar biosynthesis glycosyltransferase: protein MISIIIPAHNERQNLSKLLPSLQTKTRKAGVEIIVALSCDNADNSENLTTGLSNLKFIKCEGKGRAVQMNTGASLASGTVLVFLHADVKPPESFLEDIECTLDKNYEAGFFSYRFDKRSFWLDINASFTAKDGIFTGGGDQCLFIKRDAFNALGGFDENQVLMEDFEFFKRMKKNKIAYKIIKNDLIVSARKYESNSYLRVNLSNLLLVLLFKVGLSSEKLKTIHNRLLKMPYQHNA from the coding sequence ATGATATCTATTATTATACCAGCTCATAACGAAAGACAAAATCTTTCAAAACTGCTACCATCACTACAAACGAAAACTCGTAAGGCTGGTGTAGAAATAATTGTTGCGCTTTCTTGTGATAACGCGGATAATTCAGAAAATCTGACTACTGGTCTCTCTAACCTAAAGTTTATTAAATGTGAAGGAAAAGGTAGGGCCGTGCAAATGAATACAGGTGCTTCTTTGGCTTCTGGTACGGTTCTAGTGTTTTTACATGCAGATGTGAAGCCACCTGAATCGTTTTTGGAAGATATTGAATGTACACTGGATAAAAACTATGAGGCCGGATTTTTTTCATATCGGTTTGATAAAAGAAGTTTTTGGTTGGATATAAATGCTTCTTTTACGGCTAAGGACGGTATTTTTACAGGAGGTGGGGATCAATGTCTTTTTATAAAAAGAGATGCTTTTAATGCTTTAGGAGGGTTTGATGAAAATCAAGTTTTAATGGAAGATTTTGAATTCTTCAAGCGAATGAAAAAGAACAAAATAGCGTACAAAATCATTAAAAATGATTTGATAGTTTCAGCTAGGAAATATGAGAGTAATTCATACTTACGGGTAAATCTATCTAATTTATTACTTGTGCTTCTTTTTAAAGTGGGACTTTCATCGGAAAAACTTAAAACTATTCACAACAGACTTCTCAAAATGCCTTATCAGCATAATGCATAA
- a CDS encoding anti-sigma factor yields MEVDKYIASGILELYVAGTLTEEQNMEVFEHAREHAEIREEILAIEASILELTKSVAPSIANRKGFNDVKVRIGERKDTKVVQFPKEKSNWSTYTGWAAAILLGVGLAWFYNENTQLKTDIQVVEQEKQILEQQIFEARGSLASTNALLNNLRDKDITITPLGGQEVSPTSYAKAYWNKTENKVYIDAQGLPEPPDGMVYQVWSLKLDPLTPTSMGLLEDFAEDENKIFTLDNPNQTEAFGITLEPAGGSESPNLEQLYTLGAVAAS; encoded by the coding sequence ATGGAAGTAGACAAATACATAGCATCGGGAATTTTGGAACTTTACGTAGCGGGAACGCTAACGGAAGAACAAAATATGGAGGTATTTGAGCATGCTCGTGAGCATGCCGAAATACGAGAAGAAATATTGGCTATAGAAGCATCTATATTGGAGTTGACAAAATCAGTGGCTCCATCTATTGCCAACAGAAAAGGCTTTAATGACGTTAAAGTGCGTATAGGAGAAAGAAAAGACACTAAAGTTGTTCAATTTCCTAAAGAAAAATCAAATTGGAGTACATATACAGGTTGGGCCGCAGCCATTTTACTGGGTGTTGGTTTGGCATGGTTCTACAATGAAAATACGCAGCTTAAGACAGACATACAGGTTGTTGAGCAGGAAAAGCAAATCCTGGAGCAACAGATTTTTGAAGCGCGAGGCTCATTGGCCAGCACTAATGCCTTGTTGAACAATTTAAGAGATAAAGATATTACCATAACACCGCTAGGTGGCCAAGAAGTTTCCCCTACCTCATATGCAAAGGCGTATTGGAACAAAACGGAGAACAAGGTTTATATAGATGCCCAAGGATTACCGGAACCACCAGATGGAATGGTATACCAGGTATGGTCTCTAAAACTAGACCCTTTAACCCCAACAAGTATGGGACTTCTTGAGGATTTTGCCGAGGATGAAAACAAAATTTTCACTTTGGACAATCCAAATCAGACGGAAGCATTTGGTATTACACTTGAACCAGCAGGTGGTAGTGAGTCACCAAATTTAGAACAGTTATATACCTTAGGAGCAGTAGCCGCTTCATAA
- a CDS encoding tetratricopeptide repeat protein: MKMRYITICIVLFFLSSCKTESEHLLTNKEDYDKYLASEPSQTTSKYFELWNSKIKADSSQLMSFGIVGGEYNRYFQNTGDIQYLKKAEQVLKKAVDIAAIGKAGYYRALARNYISQHRFREAAQLADSARTINSGVDQTMGLMFDVNMELGSYNKAKTYLDTLKNMDDFAYLIRVSKWNDHKGDLGTTIRFMEKAKKKAEASKNEGLKLWSYTNLADYYGHAGRINDSYQHYLKALELDPGNAYAKKGIAWIVFSHEKKAGEAMRILDSVTKNYKAPDYYLLKAEIAEYMGDDLTSLSNFDTYFELVQNPAYGDMYNAYNVSLYLDKTDQFDKALKLSRKEVGNRPTPESYSLLAYSHLKKGDKEKALEIVQEYIEGKTFEPAILLYAAEIYKATGQIEKVKAIKTELAEAIYELGPSSEGSIANL, translated from the coding sequence ATGAAGATGAGATACATTACTATTTGCATTGTGTTATTCTTTCTTTCCTCATGCAAAACAGAATCAGAACACCTGTTGACCAATAAGGAAGATTATGATAAATATTTGGCTTCAGAGCCATCTCAAACCACTTCAAAATATTTTGAACTTTGGAATTCCAAGATAAAAGCCGATAGTTCTCAGTTAATGAGCTTTGGTATAGTAGGGGGTGAGTACAATCGCTATTTTCAGAACACGGGTGATATACAATATTTGAAAAAAGCTGAACAAGTCTTAAAAAAAGCAGTAGATATTGCAGCTATAGGTAAGGCTGGTTACTATAGAGCTTTGGCAAGAAACTATATTTCTCAGCACCGCTTTAGGGAGGCTGCACAACTTGCGGATTCCGCCCGTACAATAAATAGTGGGGTTGATCAAACAATGGGGCTTATGTTTGATGTGAACATGGAACTGGGTAGTTATAATAAGGCTAAAACATACTTGGACACCCTTAAAAATATGGATGATTTTGCATATTTGATTCGAGTTTCCAAGTGGAACGACCATAAAGGCGATTTAGGAACTACCATACGTTTTATGGAAAAGGCAAAGAAGAAAGCCGAAGCATCAAAAAATGAAGGCCTAAAATTGTGGTCCTACACCAATCTTGCTGATTATTATGGTCATGCCGGAAGAATAAATGATTCTTATCAGCATTATTTAAAAGCACTGGAGCTTGATCCTGGTAATGCTTATGCAAAGAAGGGAATTGCCTGGATAGTCTTTTCACACGAAAAGAAAGCAGGTGAGGCCATGCGTATTCTAGATTCGGTAACTAAAAATTATAAAGCTCCTGACTATTATTTGCTCAAAGCCGAAATAGCAGAGTATATGGGAGATGATTTAACGAGTCTCTCAAATTTTGATACCTATTTTGAGTTAGTCCAAAACCCGGCCTATGGTGATATGTACAACGCTTATAATGTTTCACTTTATCTAGATAAAACGGATCAGTTTGATAAGGCATTGAAATTGTCACGAAAAGAAGTTGGGAATAGACCAACACCGGAATCATATAGTTTGTTAGCGTACAGCCACCTTAAAAAAGGGGACAAAGAGAAGGCGTTGGAAATTGTTCAGGAGTATATTGAAGGAAAAACATTTGAGCCAGCTATACTACTCTATGCTGCTGAAATTTATAAAGCCACCGGTCAAATTGAAAAAGTTAAAGCCATTAAAACAGAATTAGCTGAGGCAATTTATGAGTTGGGACCTTCCTCGGAAGGAAGTATTGCAAATTTATAG
- a CDS encoding VOC family protein, whose amino-acid sequence MQKIINGIQQIGIGVADAKAVFNWYRVHLGFDIMVFNDVATAKLMTRYTAGTPEQRQAILALNMTGGGGLEIWQFKNRKPLPPDNSIQFGDLGINAIKIRSAKIEEVHKVLQNSNVTELSEILEGSHFYFKDPWGNWVQLVNEPYYFAKKDDDCGGVLGVVIGVSDMDASLHFYNKLLVYDRVLSDSSAVCKEFGTGKGSAYRRVLLSRSDQRSGGFGELYGPSQIELVQALDRIPNSIFKNRLWGDLGFIHLCFDVSGLDVLRLEAEKVGHSFTVDSANSFDMGDAAGRFAYMEDPDGTLIELVETHKVPVFKKWGIFINLKKRNPKKPLPKWMVKLMAIHKVKRDL is encoded by the coding sequence ATGCAAAAAATTATAAATGGAATTCAGCAAATAGGTATTGGTGTTGCAGATGCTAAAGCTGTTTTTAACTGGTATAGAGTTCATTTAGGGTTTGATATTATGGTTTTTAATGATGTCGCTACCGCTAAATTAATGACTAGGTATACAGCAGGTACGCCAGAACAACGCCAAGCTATTTTGGCATTGAATATGACCGGTGGTGGCGGATTGGAAATTTGGCAGTTTAAAAACAGAAAACCACTACCCCCGGATAATTCCATTCAATTTGGAGATTTAGGAATTAATGCCATAAAAATCAGGTCTGCTAAAATAGAGGAGGTACATAAGGTACTTCAAAATTCTAACGTAACTGAGCTTTCTGAAATTTTAGAAGGTAGTCATTTCTATTTTAAAGACCCCTGGGGCAACTGGGTGCAACTGGTTAATGAGCCTTATTATTTTGCGAAGAAAGATGATGATTGCGGCGGAGTTTTGGGAGTTGTCATAGGAGTTTCGGATATGGATGCTTCGCTTCATTTTTATAATAAGCTGCTAGTCTATGACAGGGTTTTGAGCGATTCTTCTGCTGTTTGTAAGGAGTTTGGAACCGGAAAAGGCAGTGCGTATAGACGTGTCTTACTTTCAAGAAGTGATCAACGGTCAGGAGGTTTTGGAGAATTATATGGTCCGTCTCAAATTGAGCTGGTACAGGCATTGGATAGAATTCCTAATTCTATATTTAAGAATAGACTATGGGGAGATTTGGGATTTATTCATCTGTGTTTTGATGTGTCCGGTTTAGATGTTTTACGGCTTGAAGCGGAAAAAGTAGGTCATTCGTTCACCGTAGATAGCGCCAATAGTTTTGATATGGGCGATGCAGCCGGTAGGTTCGCATACATGGAAGACCCAGATGGAACATTAATTGAATTGGTAGAGACCCATAAAGTTCCGGTTTTTAAGAAATGGGGAATTTTCATCAACCTAAAAAAGAGAAACCCGAAAAAACCTTTACCTAAGTGGATGGTGAAACTAATGGCCATTCACAAAGTGAAAAGGGATTTGTAG
- a CDS encoding BamA/TamA family outer membrane protein codes for MIQLERIVLLLLFCCCTYVNAQTNTQKNKDSIVDHLKIAAFPVAFYTPETAFGFGGIGIANFWLKNEEIETRPSSVQLGLSYTTKSQFLLYMPFEFYKDDQKWRLLGEFGFYKYFYNFFGVGINSKEEDEETYEVTFPRARLALMHEVIPDFYLGLGYEFDNFRNLKIEEGGTLEASNVPGKRDGTISNVGLQAFYDTRDNIFFPTKGFYIQGNVFTSSKILGSSFSYSKFELDNRFYQKVGKKQVLAANAFVGSSSKNTPFYDLFYLGSKRTRGINNRRFQDNAELSMALEYRFPIAGRFGAVVFGSTGTVAPALKDTFKSAYKNAGGVGVRYIINKRDGVRIRADYGMSSEGGNFYFTIKEAF; via the coding sequence ATGATCCAATTAGAAAGAATAGTCCTGTTATTGTTATTTTGTTGTTGTACCTATGTGAACGCTCAAACGAATACTCAAAAGAACAAAGATTCCATTGTTGATCATTTAAAAATAGCGGCATTTCCCGTGGCTTTCTATACACCTGAAACTGCTTTTGGGTTTGGGGGAATTGGTATCGCTAACTTTTGGTTAAAAAATGAGGAAATTGAAACAAGACCATCATCTGTTCAGTTGGGCCTTAGTTACACCACAAAAAGCCAGTTTTTGCTCTATATGCCTTTTGAATTCTATAAAGATGACCAAAAATGGCGCCTTTTGGGTGAATTTGGATTCTATAAATATTTCTATAATTTTTTTGGTGTAGGTATCAATAGTAAGGAAGAAGATGAGGAAACTTATGAGGTTACTTTTCCAAGGGCACGCTTGGCATTGATGCATGAAGTTATCCCTGATTTCTATTTAGGTCTAGGCTATGAATTTGATAACTTTAGAAACCTTAAAATTGAGGAAGGCGGAACTTTGGAAGCATCTAATGTGCCTGGTAAAAGAGATGGTACGATATCAAATGTAGGTTTACAGGCATTCTATGATACCCGTGATAATATCTTTTTTCCTACCAAAGGTTTTTATATTCAAGGAAATGTCTTTACCTCAAGCAAGATTTTAGGTTCTAGTTTTAGCTATTCAAAATTTGAATTAGACAATAGGTTTTATCAAAAAGTTGGAAAAAAACAGGTGCTGGCCGCAAACGCATTTGTTGGAAGCAGCAGCAAAAACACCCCTTTTTATGATTTATTTTACTTAGGCTCTAAACGAACAAGAGGTATAAACAACAGGAGATTTCAAGATAATGCAGAATTAAGTATGGCGTTAGAATATCGCTTTCCAATAGCAGGTCGTTTTGGAGCTGTGGTTTTTGGTTCCACAGGTACTGTTGCTCCAGCACTAAAAGATACGTTTAAATCTGCGTATAAAAATGCTGGAGGCGTAGGTGTACGTTATATCATTAATAAAAGGGATGGTGTACGTATTCGCGCGGATTACGGCATGTCCAGTGAAGGAGGGAACTTTTATTTTACCATAAAAGAAGCATTTTAG
- a CDS encoding efflux RND transporter permease subunit, with the protein MQKLLALKKTILVIFGILSVFAVLALGNLKFSFDFSQFYPEGDPDLVFYNEFIKEFGTDDNFLLIAVENEPTVLDKDFLERFDALSKEAKKLPFVTQSQSLTTLFYPLKTSFGYTRLPIIHLNDTTSYTSDFEKLKEDDLYTNVLIDEKGTSLVLALETDDKLDYEQSILLLTKVRSLLDKHGLKNHHLLGRSYFYEAIVAMQKHEVTVTSIASIFLIFLVLLLIYRKILIVCIALFSITIALLLFLGLLSVLGKELNAMAAFYPILMLIVGTSDVIHIIDDYLIKLKTGLTKEKALWSTLKEVGTSTLLTSATTAIGFASLLTSKSSSISDFGLNAAIGVLTAFVTVIFLTSPLILLPKKEYLLPKREASKKWPKLLLGLNNYTKKHHRPILYGSLIFTLTCAYGITLIDTNYQIKESLPTNSAIANDFKFFQEHYSGFRPLEVAVMTQGSNKISDFEILQQIEKVEQQLRTEGPIKNISSVTSFYKTLHKAHNLNKSEFFVLPNSPRTFKNYKDDIHKMARKQYAKFVNKNETKSRIRARVLDVGTDTLNQLYDRFDKFTATQTDSTLVKFKLTGSGVLLDKNSYYIQDSLISGLLAGLLMVALIMALLFKNLKLLLISLLPNLVPLLFAGALLGYLKIPLESTISVVFAIVFGIAVDDTIHFLGRYKLSRDGGMNKEEALEVTFLKTGRALIITTTTLFFGFLILLFSAHAPSVTIGLLVSITLLTALILDLLLLPVLIRKWLK; encoded by the coding sequence ATGCAAAAATTACTTGCCTTAAAGAAAACCATACTTGTTATTTTTGGCATTCTTAGTGTTTTTGCCGTACTAGCTTTAGGCAACTTAAAATTTTCTTTTGATTTTAGTCAGTTTTATCCCGAAGGAGACCCCGACCTTGTATTTTATAACGAGTTTATAAAAGAATTTGGTACTGATGACAACTTTCTTCTTATTGCCGTTGAGAATGAACCCACAGTTTTAGATAAAGATTTTCTAGAACGGTTTGATGCGCTTTCAAAAGAAGCTAAAAAGCTGCCGTTCGTTACCCAATCTCAATCTCTTACCACGCTTTTTTACCCTTTGAAAACCTCTTTTGGGTATACGCGACTTCCCATTATTCACCTGAACGACACTACATCATATACATCTGATTTTGAGAAACTGAAAGAAGATGACCTATATACAAATGTTTTAATAGATGAAAAAGGAACTTCTCTTGTCTTGGCTCTAGAGACGGATGACAAATTGGATTACGAGCAAAGCATTCTATTATTGACCAAAGTAAGGTCTTTATTGGACAAGCACGGGCTTAAAAATCATCATCTACTTGGGCGTTCTTATTTCTACGAAGCGATTGTAGCCATGCAAAAACATGAGGTTACCGTAACCAGTATCGCCTCTATTTTTCTCATATTCCTAGTGCTTCTGCTAATCTACAGAAAGATACTTATTGTATGTATTGCATTGTTCTCTATTACTATTGCGCTTTTACTCTTTCTAGGACTACTATCCGTTCTTGGCAAAGAACTGAATGCTATGGCAGCCTTTTATCCTATTTTAATGCTTATAGTAGGTACTTCTGATGTCATTCATATTATTGATGATTATCTCATTAAACTAAAAACAGGACTAACCAAAGAGAAAGCACTTTGGTCTACGCTCAAAGAAGTAGGGACTTCAACCCTTTTAACGTCTGCAACCACTGCAATAGGCTTCGCTTCGCTTTTAACTTCCAAATCCAGTAGTATTAGCGATTTCGGTTTAAATGCCGCTATTGGCGTTCTAACAGCTTTTGTAACTGTAATATTCTTAACAAGTCCGCTCATATTACTTCCCAAGAAAGAATATTTATTACCTAAAAGAGAAGCTTCCAAAAAATGGCCAAAACTCCTGTTAGGCCTTAACAATTATACAAAGAAACACCACAGGCCTATACTGTACGGTAGTCTTATATTTACCCTAACCTGCGCTTATGGAATTACACTAATAGATACCAATTATCAAATAAAAGAAAGCTTACCCACTAATAGTGCGATTGCAAACGATTTTAAATTTTTCCAAGAGCACTACTCCGGTTTTAGACCGTTGGAGGTTGCGGTTATGACCCAAGGTTCTAATAAAATATCTGACTTTGAGATACTTCAACAAATTGAAAAAGTAGAACAGCAATTAAGAACAGAGGGCCCTATTAAAAATATAAGCTCGGTAACATCTTTCTACAAAACGCTTCACAAGGCACATAATTTAAATAAATCCGAATTTTTTGTTTTACCAAACAGCCCCAGAACTTTTAAAAACTATAAGGATGATATCCATAAAATGGCCCGTAAACAATATGCCAAATTTGTAAATAAAAACGAAACCAAATCTAGAATACGCGCCAGGGTGCTTGATGTTGGCACCGACACCTTGAACCAACTTTATGACAGATTTGACAAGTTTACGGCAACACAAACAGATTCTACCCTGGTAAAATTTAAACTAACCGGAAGCGGGGTACTTTTAGACAAAAACTCATATTACATTCAAGACAGCCTCATCTCCGGGCTTCTAGCAGGCTTACTAATGGTAGCGTTAATTATGGCACTCTTGTTTAAGAATCTAAAATTACTTTTAATCTCATTGCTCCCAAATTTGGTTCCATTATTATTTGCCGGAGCGCTGTTGGGGTATCTAAAGATTCCACTAGAATCAACAATTTCCGTAGTTTTTGCCATTGTTTTTGGCATTGCGGTAGATGACACCATTCACTTTCTTGGAAGATACAAATTAAGCCGAGATGGCGGTATGAATAAGGAAGAGGCCTTAGAAGTAACTTTTTTAAAAACCGGCAGAGCGTTGATTATAACTACCACAACCTTATTCTTTGGGTTTTTAATATTACTCTTTTCGGCACATGCTCCTAGTGTAACCATTGGTTTACTGGTAAGCATAACGCTTTTAACAGCCCTTATATTGGACTTGCTATTGTTACCCGTTTTAATAAGAAAATGGCTAAAATAG
- a CDS encoding DUF4331 family protein: MKIHTLKYMFLSLCAATMFVACDDDDALEMVETTCTDGIMNGTETGVDCGGTSCQPCEDGGGDADGDGDDMMVTPPDFSGTYAQVDFMGRPGINTVLSIDDFKDPYNQAVPSTIAEFYQKDFENRLEGLHDVYAELLGLDPDDVNYQPNILGDILNGPDKDGFTDNPVSAELLTTILANDVLEVAPDLPTTYFNPGTGAPDYEGAIGLTGRTLQDDVIDVSLILLFGGGDGARFNGQEVEGVGTFPRLVSDGVAITANPTDTFPYLGAPE, from the coding sequence ATGAAAATACATACTTTAAAATATATGTTCTTGTCACTTTGTGCAGCCACGATGTTTGTTGCTTGTGATGATGATGACGCTTTGGAAATGGTAGAGACCACCTGTACTGATGGTATCATGAACGGTACGGAAACTGGTGTAGATTGTGGTGGAACTTCTTGTCAGCCATGTGAAGATGGTGGCGGAGATGCAGATGGTGATGGTGATGATATGATGGTAACTCCTCCTGATTTTTCAGGTACTTATGCACAGGTAGATTTTATGGGTAGACCAGGTATAAATACGGTTTTGAGTATTGATGATTTTAAAGATCCTTATAACCAAGCGGTACCCTCTACAATTGCTGAATTTTATCAGAAAGATTTTGAGAATAGATTGGAAGGCTTACATGATGTTTATGCGGAATTATTAGGTCTTGATCCTGATGATGTAAATTACCAGCCTAATATATTAGGGGATATTCTTAACGGACCTGACAAGGATGGTTTTACGGATAACCCGGTGAGTGCTGAGCTGTTGACTACAATTTTGGCTAACGATGTTTTGGAGGTTGCTCCAGATTTGCCAACTACATATTTTAATCCGGGAACTGGTGCTCCAGATTACGAAGGTGCTATTGGTTTAACCGGTAGAACACTACAAGATGATGTTATTGATGTTTCGTTGATTCTTCTTTTCGGAGGTGGCGATGGTGCACGTTTTAACGGTCAAGAAGTAGAAGGTGTTGGTACTTTTCCAAGATTGGTTTCAGATGGTGTTGCTATAACGGCCAACCCTACAGATACATTCCCATACTTGGGAGCTCCTGAATAA